Proteins encoded by one window of Streptomyces sp. NBC_01571:
- a CDS encoding protein kinase — MHSLDGSDPSHIGRYRLVGRLGEGGMGRVYLARSPGGRPVAVKVINDHLRHDDHALSRFRREVETLGTVRSAYTASLIDAELDTPPYWLATEYVPGPTLHAAVMTHGPLPADLARIMLAALAEGLDAIHVRGVWHRDLKPHNVILSATGPQLIDFGIARNSGPSDLTQVGSAMGSPGYIAPETITGSETGPGADVFALGATLAFAVTGRPPYGDGSFAAVSYRSVHGEIDLRGVESGVAELISACVHSDPAQRPGLQRIVELCQAETDLVQHPAYQLALAVVPATDRERAATVAGRGSGMGGGMSADLLDATAPLSPPPTATAVGTREADAVTLLAPESGPGPLARPHAADTHDAHPGNTRPGTGPTPRPAGEGRPNGRRKGAAAAIGAGALVAVAASALLLFHAFDDEGSGTTRAAPSASADRAADRSAEPAGTRAKPSPSAAGAGASAGSDASPGAGDAGSAEGGHLPDALVLKPPFTFEVGKLVRTVRSKLIMQTDGNLVLYDESGKARWASRTQGPGNTAVFQEDGNLVVYSAQAKPVWASNSQGADGATLKVLEDGNMVIATDDRIAWQTGTAH, encoded by the coding sequence GTGCATTCGCTCGATGGCTCCGATCCGTCACACATAGGTCGCTACCGGCTGGTCGGCAGGCTCGGCGAGGGCGGCATGGGGAGGGTGTACCTCGCACGTTCGCCGGGCGGCCGCCCGGTCGCCGTCAAGGTGATCAACGACCACCTCCGCCACGACGACCACGCCCTCAGCCGGTTTCGGCGCGAGGTAGAGACCCTGGGCACGGTCCGCAGCGCGTATACGGCGTCACTCATCGACGCGGAGCTGGACACACCCCCGTACTGGCTGGCCACCGAGTACGTGCCGGGGCCCACGCTCCACGCCGCGGTCATGACCCATGGACCGCTCCCCGCCGACCTGGCCCGGATCATGCTGGCCGCCCTGGCCGAGGGCCTGGACGCCATCCACGTCCGCGGCGTGTGGCATCGGGACCTCAAGCCGCACAACGTCATCCTCTCCGCCACCGGCCCTCAGCTGATCGACTTCGGCATCGCCCGGAACAGCGGTCCGTCCGACCTGACCCAGGTCGGCAGCGCGATGGGCAGTCCCGGGTACATCGCACCGGAGACGATCACGGGCAGCGAGACCGGTCCGGGAGCGGACGTGTTCGCCCTGGGCGCCACTCTGGCGTTCGCTGTCACCGGCCGACCGCCCTACGGGGACGGGTCGTTCGCAGCCGTGTCCTACCGCTCGGTGCACGGGGAGATCGACCTGCGGGGTGTGGAGTCCGGCGTCGCCGAGCTCATCTCGGCCTGCGTGCACAGTGATCCGGCCCAGCGCCCCGGCCTGCAGCGGATCGTGGAACTCTGCCAGGCCGAGACCGATCTGGTCCAGCATCCCGCCTACCAGCTGGCACTCGCCGTGGTCCCCGCGACGGACCGGGAACGTGCGGCGACCGTCGCCGGCCGGGGAAGTGGCATGGGAGGCGGTATGTCAGCCGACCTCTTGGACGCGACGGCGCCGCTCTCCCCACCGCCGACGGCCACCGCGGTCGGCACCCGGGAAGCCGACGCGGTCACCCTCCTCGCGCCGGAATCGGGCCCCGGCCCACTCGCACGCCCGCACGCGGCAGACACACATGACGCCCACCCGGGCAACACCCGCCCGGGAACCGGGCCGACTCCGCGGCCGGCCGGCGAAGGGCGCCCAAACGGTCGGCGCAAGGGGGCGGCGGCCGCCATCGGCGCGGGTGCGCTGGTCGCTGTCGCCGCCTCCGCGCTGCTCCTGTTCCACGCCTTCGACGACGAAGGCTCCGGGACCACGCGAGCCGCGCCGTCCGCCAGTGCCGACCGTGCCGCCGACAGGTCGGCCGAGCCCGCCGGGACCAGGGCGAAGCCGTCTCCCTCCGCCGCAGGCGCGGGCGCATCCGCCGGCTCGGACGCGAGCCCGGGCGCAGGCGACGCCGGTTCCGCGGAGGGGGGCCACCTGCCCGACGCCCTGGTGCTGAAGCCTCCCTTCACGTTCGAGGTCGGGAAGCTCGTGCGGACCGTGCGCTCGAAGCTGATCATGCAGACGGACGGCAACCTGGTGCTCTACGACGAGTCCGGAAAGGCACGTTGGGCGAGCCGGACCCAGGGCCCGGGGAACACGGCCGTGTTCCAGGAGGACGGCAACCTGGTGGTCTACAGCGCCCAGGCCAAGCCGGTGTGGGCCAGCAACTCCCAAGGCGCCGACGGCGCGACGCTCAAGGTACTGGAGGACGGGAACATGGTCATCGCGACCGACGACCGGATCGCCTGGCAGACCGGCACCGCCCACTGA
- a CDS encoding bleomycin resistance protein, protein MDVVALAALLQETAEHHGFYEATAPDHDWWDWYAAYMTAREHGRAPDEAASDAALHMDALRR, encoded by the coding sequence ATGGACGTCGTGGCGTTGGCAGCACTCCTGCAGGAGACCGCGGAGCACCACGGCTTCTACGAGGCGACCGCCCCGGACCACGACTGGTGGGACTGGTACGCCGCGTACATGACCGCCCGTGAGCACGGCCGGGCTCCCGACGAGGCGGCGTCCGACGCCGCGCTCCACATGGACGCGCTGCGGCGGTAG
- a CDS encoding SpoIIE family protein phosphatase, producing the protein MSSGDVLVLIDDEGRVVEWRRQAEQLFGWSAEEAVGQAVTELVREATADGRGRREGFAARTPVLVKPVLRGASVMWQVLAAQDGVSGQDVEILEAVFAHSPARLHVLDHQLRVARVPGATQGLPGTPEEDLAGKHFTRAYHLEDPEKEAAVAQQVLDGGEPVVSRLVRAVVDSPDGLGRRIYSISYVRLESSHGDVLGLVASALDVTERENAHHRLALLEAVRTHVGQGLNVGAVCEELVEAVVPGFAGITVVDVIEDVVHGEEPPQVPVHEDVVLRRAAFRGPVSAYPVGDVRPLPRDTPFSHVLSDLRPRLVSVGKDTGWLTADPARADAIERSGAHSLIVAPLALHGQALGVVSFYRHRQEDPFTEEDLAVASSVCAHAALCVETARRYMREWIIAATVQRRLLPQHSGTPNTLEISRLFLPDPDGGGAWSDTIALPGARTALIVGDVAEQGIGAAVTVGILRTAVHTLAALDLEPDELLARLSDTAGRLSRACATLPPGDPMCRESLTAGCAVAIYDPVELTCTLARAGLPQPVAVLPDGTSTELPVPAGPLLAEMSSAPFPAITVDLPEGSTLAMATATAGDKVLAPSGPLRPLLDSAGARPLPELCGDLTDALVADRPSGDTLILLARTHALPADRVLTVPLPADAEAAPIARRAARRQLEVWAVDEETAFTTELIVSELVGNAIRHGAPPLRLRLILDRMLTCEVSDGATSAPHVKHARTVDETGRGLFIVASLADQWGARHHKHGKIVWAEQPLRDPGSSE; encoded by the coding sequence ATGTCCAGCGGTGACGTGCTCGTGCTCATCGACGACGAGGGCCGGGTCGTCGAGTGGCGACGCCAGGCCGAGCAGCTGTTCGGGTGGTCCGCCGAGGAGGCCGTCGGCCAGGCGGTGACCGAGCTCGTGCGCGAGGCCACGGCCGACGGGAGAGGCCGGCGCGAGGGGTTCGCGGCCCGCACCCCGGTCCTGGTCAAACCGGTGCTGCGGGGCGCTTCCGTGATGTGGCAGGTCCTCGCGGCGCAGGACGGGGTGTCGGGGCAGGACGTGGAGATCCTGGAGGCCGTGTTCGCCCACTCCCCGGCGCGCCTGCACGTCCTCGACCATCAGCTGCGGGTGGCCCGCGTGCCCGGCGCCACCCAGGGTCTGCCCGGCACGCCGGAGGAGGACCTGGCCGGCAAGCATTTCACCCGGGCCTACCACCTCGAAGACCCCGAAAAAGAGGCCGCGGTGGCACAGCAGGTCCTGGACGGGGGCGAGCCGGTGGTCAGCCGCCTCGTACGCGCCGTCGTCGACTCACCGGACGGGCTCGGGCGACGTATCTACTCCATCTCCTACGTCCGTCTGGAGAGCTCCCACGGCGATGTGCTCGGACTGGTGGCATCCGCGCTCGACGTCACCGAGCGGGAGAACGCGCATCACCGCCTGGCCCTGCTGGAGGCGGTGCGCACCCACGTCGGGCAGGGGCTGAACGTGGGCGCCGTGTGCGAGGAACTGGTGGAGGCGGTAGTGCCCGGGTTCGCGGGCATCACCGTGGTCGACGTGATCGAGGACGTCGTCCACGGAGAGGAGCCCCCGCAGGTGCCCGTCCACGAGGACGTCGTCCTGCGCCGAGCCGCCTTCCGCGGCCCGGTCTCGGCCTACCCGGTCGGAGACGTGCGCCCCCTGCCGAGAGACACCCCGTTCTCGCACGTGCTCTCCGACCTGCGGCCGCGCCTCGTCTCCGTCGGCAAGGACACCGGCTGGCTCACCGCCGACCCGGCCCGTGCCGACGCCATCGAGCGATCCGGCGCCCACTCCCTGATCGTGGCCCCGCTGGCGTTGCACGGCCAGGCTCTGGGCGTGGTCAGCTTCTACCGCCACCGGCAGGAGGACCCCTTCACGGAGGAGGACCTCGCGGTGGCCTCCTCCGTGTGCGCGCACGCCGCGCTCTGCGTCGAGACCGCCCGTCGGTACATGCGTGAGTGGATCATCGCGGCCACGGTCCAGCGCAGGCTTCTCCCCCAGCATTCGGGCACACCGAACACCCTGGAGATCTCCCGGTTGTTCCTTCCCGACCCGGACGGCGGCGGAGCCTGGTCCGACACGATCGCGCTGCCCGGCGCACGGACCGCGCTGATCGTCGGTGACGTGGCGGAGCAGGGCATCGGCGCGGCCGTCACGGTGGGAATCCTGCGCACGGCCGTCCATACCCTCGCCGCCCTGGACCTGGAGCCCGACGAGCTGCTGGCTCGGCTGAGCGACACCGCGGGCCGTCTCTCCAGAGCCTGCGCCACGCTGCCGCCCGGGGATCCCATGTGCCGCGAGTCGCTCACCGCCGGCTGTGCCGTCGCGATCTACGACCCGGTCGAGCTCACCTGCACCCTCGCCCGCGCCGGCCTCCCGCAGCCCGTCGCCGTGCTCCCCGACGGCACCTCCACGGAACTGCCCGTCCCGGCGGGCCCCCTTCTCGCCGAAATGAGCAGCGCCCCCTTCCCCGCGATCACCGTCGACCTCCCCGAAGGCAGCACTCTGGCGATGGCCACGGCCACGGCGGGGGACAAGGTCCTGGCACCCTCCGGTCCGCTGCGCCCGCTCCTCGACTCCGCCGGTGCCAGGCCGCTGCCGGAGCTCTGCGGTGACCTCACGGACGCGCTCGTGGCCGATCGGCCCTCCGGCGACACACTGATACTGCTCGCTCGTACGCATGCGCTGCCTGCGGACCGAGTCCTGACGGTCCCCCTGCCGGCCGACGCCGAGGCCGCGCCCATCGCCCGTCGAGCGGCGCGCCGCCAGTTGGAGGTCTGGGCGGTGGACGAGGAGACGGCCTTCACCACCGAACTCATCGTCAGCGAGCTGGTCGGCAACGCGATCCGTCACGGAGCCCCGCCCCTGCGCCTACGGCTGATCCTCGACCGGATGCTGACCTGCGAGGTCAGCGACGGCGCCACCAGCGCCCCACACGTCAAACACGCCCGGACGGTCGACGAGACGGGCCGTGGACTGTTCATCGTCGCCAGCCTCGCCGACCAATGGGGCGCCCGGCATCACAAGCACGGCAAGATCGTCTGGGCGGAGCAGCCCCTGCGGGACCCGGGGTCCTCCGAATGA